A DNA window from Actinomadura coerulea contains the following coding sequences:
- a CDS encoding NADP-dependent oxidoreductase — translation MKAVRFHEYGGIDVLRVEEVERPVPGPGQVLVEVRAAGIQPGETHIREGGLHRRWPATFPSGQGTDLAGVVVELGPEVRGFAVGDEVLGFTHDRASHAEFVAVDDVRLTPRPEGLSWDVAGSLQVAGATAWACVFAVDPGPSDTVVVSGAAGGVGSLAVQLARRRGATVIGLASEPNHAWLKEHGVIPVEYGDGVAERIREASGGTLDAFIDTFGTGYVDLAVELGVRPRRINTIRDWGTAAKVGAQTAGESTAACAAVLGELARLAARGELDVTIARVYPLDQVQDAFRELERRHTHGKIVLRP, via the coding sequence ATGAAGGCGGTGCGGTTCCACGAGTACGGCGGGATCGATGTCCTGCGGGTGGAGGAGGTGGAACGTCCGGTGCCGGGCCCCGGGCAGGTACTGGTGGAGGTCCGCGCGGCCGGGATCCAGCCCGGCGAGACGCATATCCGGGAGGGCGGGCTGCACAGGCGCTGGCCGGCGACGTTCCCCTCGGGGCAGGGCACCGACCTGGCCGGTGTCGTGGTGGAGCTGGGCCCGGAAGTGCGCGGCTTCGCGGTGGGGGACGAGGTCCTCGGCTTCACCCATGACAGGGCGAGCCACGCGGAGTTCGTCGCGGTCGACGACGTGCGGCTGACCCCGCGTCCGGAGGGCCTGTCCTGGGACGTGGCCGGGTCGCTGCAGGTGGCGGGCGCGACCGCCTGGGCCTGCGTGTTCGCGGTCGACCCCGGACCGTCCGACACGGTCGTGGTCTCCGGCGCCGCGGGCGGCGTCGGGTCCCTCGCCGTGCAGCTCGCGCGGCGGCGCGGCGCCACGGTGATCGGGCTGGCGAGCGAGCCGAACCACGCCTGGCTGAAGGAGCACGGCGTCATCCCGGTCGAGTACGGGGACGGTGTGGCCGAGCGGATCAGGGAGGCCTCCGGCGGGACGTTGGACGCGTTCATCGACACGTTCGGCACCGGCTACGTCGACCTGGCGGTGGAGCTGGGCGTGCGGCCCCGGAGGATCAACACGATCCGCGACTGGGGGACCGCGGCCAAGGTCGGCGCGCAGACCGCCGGAGAGAGCACGGCGGCGTGCGCGGCCGTCCTCGGCGAGCTGGCCCGCCTGGCCGCGCGCGGGGAGCTGGACGTGACGATCGCCCGTGTCTACCCGCTGGACCAGGTCCAGGACGCCTTCCGCGAACTGGAGCGGCGCCACACCCACGGCAAGATCGTCCTCCGCCCCTGA
- a CDS encoding DNA polymerase IV gives MGRWVLHVDLDQFIAAVEVLRHPELRGRPVVVGGDGDPTKRGVVSTASYEAREYGVHSGLPLRTAARRCPDAVFLPVDRELYESVSERVMATLRGFGVVVEVLGWDEAFLAVGGDDPEAVAREIRDRVRAATGLECTVGIGENKLQAKLATGFGKPAGVFRLTGETWFEVLGDRPTDALWGIGAKTAKRLKGLGITTVGDLATADPDALAGEIGPTTGPWLVRLARGLDGSPVSDAPYVPRSCGRETTFQRDLDDWEDVRREVVRLARRVAGDAAADGRNVARVVVKVRYVPFTTRTHGRTLGAPSREPALIEEAALAALDLFAGRRPVRLLGVRAEFTR, from the coding sequence GTGGGTCGGTGGGTCCTGCATGTGGACTTGGACCAGTTCATCGCCGCCGTAGAGGTGCTCCGGCACCCGGAGCTTCGCGGGCGGCCGGTCGTCGTCGGGGGGGACGGCGATCCGACCAAGCGCGGCGTGGTGAGCACGGCCTCGTATGAGGCACGCGAGTACGGCGTCCACTCCGGGTTGCCCTTGCGCACGGCGGCGCGGCGATGTCCGGACGCCGTGTTCCTGCCGGTCGACAGGGAGCTCTACGAGTCGGTCTCGGAACGGGTCATGGCCACGCTGCGCGGCTTCGGCGTCGTGGTGGAGGTGCTCGGGTGGGACGAGGCGTTCCTGGCCGTCGGCGGCGACGACCCGGAGGCCGTGGCCCGGGAGATCCGTGACCGGGTACGGGCGGCGACGGGGCTCGAATGCACCGTGGGCATCGGGGAGAACAAGCTCCAGGCGAAGCTCGCGACCGGGTTCGGCAAACCTGCCGGGGTCTTCCGGCTCACCGGCGAGACCTGGTTCGAGGTGCTCGGTGACCGGCCGACCGACGCGCTCTGGGGCATCGGGGCCAAGACGGCCAAGCGGTTGAAGGGGCTCGGCATCACGACGGTGGGCGACCTCGCGACCGCGGATCCCGATGCCCTGGCGGGGGAGATCGGTCCCACGACCGGGCCGTGGCTGGTGCGCCTCGCCCGGGGGCTGGACGGTTCCCCGGTCAGCGACGCGCCGTACGTCCCGCGCTCGTGCGGCCGGGAGACCACCTTCCAGCGCGACCTGGACGACTGGGAGGACGTGCGCCGCGAGGTCGTCCGGCTGGCGCGGAGGGTCGCCGGGGACGCGGCCGCGGACGGCAGGAACGTCGCCCGCGTCGTCGTCAAGGTCAGGTATGTACCGTTCACCACGCGCACCCACGGCCGGACGCTGGGGGCGCCGTCGCGCGAGCCGGCCCTCATCGAGGAGGCCGCCCTCGCCGCGCTCGACCTGTTCGCCGGGCGGCGCCCGGTGCGGCTGCTGGGCGTCCGCGCCGAGTTCACCCGATGA
- a CDS encoding MerR family transcriptional regulator, which yields MKIGKVAAELGIEAHVLRHWEDAGALTVRRDGNGYRVYDDSALEQARTVLKLRRVGLSLPEVTAAMSPTKSAAQAVVKAKIGALESEVVHRQQAIAFLQHTVECRHRYLDDCPDCATFAREP from the coding sequence ATGAAGATCGGGAAAGTGGCCGCAGAGCTCGGGATCGAGGCCCACGTGCTGCGGCACTGGGAAGACGCCGGAGCCCTCACTGTCCGCCGCGATGGCAACGGCTACCGCGTCTACGACGACAGCGCTCTGGAGCAGGCACGGACCGTCCTGAAATTGCGGCGAGTGGGACTTTCGCTGCCCGAGGTCACCGCCGCCATGTCACCGACGAAGTCGGCGGCGCAGGCGGTCGTCAAGGCGAAGATCGGCGCACTTGAGAGCGAAGTCGTCCACAGACAGCAGGCAATCGCCTTTCTGCAGCACACCGTCGAGTGTCGGCATCGGTACCTCGACGACTGCCCGGACTGCGCGACTTTCGCCCGCGAACCTTGA
- a CDS encoding phosphotransferase family protein, which yields MQGRDRAADVRDVVAAHMPGYGIDSVVLLGEGEDNIAFLVNDELIVRFGKEDDPEGRAARAGAEARLLAAVAGVSPVPVPEPSFTVDERGCLAYFKLPGLPLIDADPLRRPAEVGSVAVALGEFLGALHAVPVGEMAGLVETDDEPMAVWAEESAQIYASISGVAVPPAHRPAVEAFLGTPPPADPRDLVFSHNDLGIEHVLVDPDAWTVTGVIDWSDAAITDPARDFGLLYRDLGSEALDRALSGYRADAEDVRARAGFYARCGVLEDMAYGLQTGHRKYLDKSLAALEWLFPADGL from the coding sequence ATGCAGGGGCGTGACCGTGCCGCGGACGTCCGGGACGTGGTGGCGGCGCATATGCCCGGCTACGGGATCGACTCCGTGGTGCTGTTGGGGGAGGGCGAGGACAACATCGCCTTCCTGGTCAACGACGAGCTGATCGTCCGTTTCGGCAAGGAGGACGATCCCGAGGGCCGGGCCGCGCGGGCCGGCGCCGAGGCCCGCCTGCTCGCCGCCGTCGCGGGCGTGTCGCCGGTGCCCGTGCCAGAGCCGAGCTTCACGGTGGACGAGCGGGGCTGCCTGGCCTACTTCAAGCTTCCCGGCCTCCCACTGATCGACGCGGACCCGCTGCGGCGGCCGGCCGAGGTCGGCTCGGTCGCCGTCGCGCTCGGCGAGTTCCTCGGCGCGCTGCACGCGGTTCCGGTCGGTGAGATGGCGGGCCTGGTGGAGACCGATGACGAGCCGATGGCGGTGTGGGCGGAGGAGTCCGCGCAGATCTACGCCTCGATCTCCGGAGTGGCGGTGCCGCCCGCGCACCGTCCCGCCGTGGAGGCGTTTCTCGGCACCCCGCCCCCGGCCGACCCGCGTGACCTGGTGTTCTCCCACAACGACCTGGGGATCGAACACGTCCTCGTCGACCCGGACGCGTGGACCGTGACCGGGGTCATCGACTGGAGCGACGCCGCGATCACCGACCCCGCCCGCGACTTCGGCCTGCTCTACCGCGACCTCGGTTCCGAAGCCCTCGACCGAGCCCTGAGCGGATACCGGGCCGATGCCGAGGACGTCAGAGCGCGCGCGGGCTTCTACGCCAGATGCGGCGTGCTGGAGGACATGGCCTACGGACTTCAGACCGGGCACCGCAAGTACCTCGACAAGTCTCTCGCCGCGCTGGAATGGCTCTTCCCGGCGGACGGCCTTTAG
- a CDS encoding DUF4132 domain-containing protein, producing MINTPPATLPDEDVLIVPERWLSGLHPRRGGAPGPEIPLDAAASKAVARAVDEARDEIDLILSRPETAPDLAAAARAHLGGAPDPRGAAVLSMVTAGESVWGREHQRYVDAWAFEHGVVFAACALVDRWGLETALTGEGRRGKSVRQVDPSRGAVRGLPDGALRVRSLLAAATDAQYAEAAERLAERRSSVRQRLLTAYLVPTREDWVSELCARPDQAPRDVLLRCLGTSAHLDLLGIRAGLTAADCYYAENLHALADGLGAAAVPLLVPALDEHLDSPRRRDALLDVLGVLPSDEAFRALLQRRANPHVSGELMNAMRRFPVRAVRELAAEGGTDLLDGHVRGSLEVITAALPLLPADVRTAVEQITAGLDAIADADPADLPAVLADPPWAWERERPEPVIIKGLSAPEPSIAWAEDGRDTRCEWALPVPHEWGRHGEVRGPWEGRIADFEAGRLRSFEQVALLRLAPVEQVRHLVPGWYVSKDGYGTHREPERWVPGIAERFGLDALTAVLKGARSRPSDCGHVVVPYAAEPAAELVSGWLLRGGAGGPHAEAWLRRHGPQAVRLLLPAAFGKPGKRRDAAEYALHLLARELGRDRVVRIAREVRSEAGDALAEVLDRGTDDLVPRTIPQIGPFADPAVLPPVRLADGGRALPATAVRHLLTILAMSPPDAPDPGVEIVRRACDGESLAAFVWALFERWSRFGERSEDAWALTAVGWFGDDGAARRLAPVIRAWPGENGHHKAVKGLDVLALIGTETSLMLLDGIAHKAPFKAIKKRAEERIQEVAARLGLTGEQLADRLVPGIGLAPDGSMTLDYGPRRFVVGFDEQLKPFVTAEDGRRRAALPKPGAKDDPGLAPAAHAAFTQFKKDVRATMPNQVRRLELAMVTGRRWTPQEFRSLLVGHPLMWHIVRRLVWLAEPDGDATAFRLAEDRTFADAGDDELVTPDGTRIGVAHPLSLGDSLGTWSEIFADYEITQPFPQLGRDVHRLTEEEREAVRLARLEGLTAPWGKVVGLERRGWRRGTPMDNGTERWISRPVPGGLHVVVELDPGIQVGWGDANGDQVLRTVWLADEPGDHHPWKPGSGHRFAELDEVTASEVLADLRSIT from the coding sequence GTGATCAACACCCCTCCCGCGACTCTCCCCGACGAAGACGTTCTGATCGTGCCGGAACGGTGGCTGAGCGGCCTGCATCCGCGGCGCGGAGGCGCGCCCGGTCCGGAGATCCCGCTCGACGCGGCGGCGAGCAAGGCGGTAGCGCGGGCGGTGGACGAGGCGCGGGACGAGATCGACCTCATCCTGAGCCGTCCGGAGACCGCGCCCGACCTCGCCGCCGCGGCGCGGGCACATCTCGGCGGGGCTCCCGACCCGCGCGGCGCGGCCGTCCTGTCAATGGTCACGGCGGGTGAGTCCGTCTGGGGACGCGAGCACCAGCGGTACGTGGACGCGTGGGCCTTCGAGCACGGCGTCGTGTTCGCCGCGTGTGCGCTCGTCGACCGGTGGGGCCTGGAGACGGCTCTGACCGGGGAAGGGCGGCGCGGCAAGTCCGTCCGGCAGGTCGACCCGAGCAGGGGCGCTGTCCGGGGCCTGCCGGACGGTGCGCTGCGTGTTCGCTCCCTGCTGGCCGCCGCGACCGACGCGCAGTACGCCGAGGCCGCCGAACGGCTCGCCGAGCGGCGGTCCTCGGTCCGGCAGCGACTCCTGACCGCCTACCTGGTCCCGACGCGGGAGGACTGGGTGAGCGAGCTGTGCGCGCGCCCCGACCAGGCACCCCGCGACGTGCTCCTCCGGTGCCTCGGGACGTCCGCGCACCTCGATCTTCTCGGCATCCGGGCCGGGCTGACCGCGGCCGACTGCTACTACGCGGAGAACCTGCACGCGCTCGCCGACGGTCTCGGGGCGGCCGCCGTCCCGCTCCTCGTGCCCGCCCTGGACGAGCACCTGGACTCCCCCCGGCGCCGGGACGCGCTGCTGGACGTACTGGGCGTGCTGCCGTCCGACGAGGCGTTCCGCGCGCTGCTCCAGAGGCGGGCGAACCCGCACGTCAGCGGTGAGCTGATGAACGCGATGCGGCGGTTCCCGGTCCGGGCGGTGCGGGAACTGGCCGCGGAGGGCGGCACGGACCTGCTCGACGGGCACGTGCGCGGCAGCCTCGAAGTGATCACGGCCGCGCTCCCGCTGCTTCCGGCGGACGTCCGCACGGCGGTCGAACAGATCACCGCGGGCCTCGACGCGATCGCCGACGCCGACCCGGCGGACCTGCCGGCCGTCCTCGCGGACCCCCCGTGGGCCTGGGAGCGGGAACGGCCGGAACCGGTGATCATCAAGGGGCTCTCCGCCCCGGAACCGTCCATCGCCTGGGCCGAGGACGGGCGCGACACCCGGTGTGAGTGGGCGCTGCCCGTCCCCCACGAATGGGGCCGCCACGGCGAGGTGCGCGGACCGTGGGAGGGGCGGATCGCCGACTTCGAGGCGGGCCGGCTGCGGAGCTTCGAACAGGTGGCCCTTCTCCGCCTCGCTCCCGTCGAGCAGGTCCGGCATCTCGTCCCGGGCTGGTACGTGTCGAAGGACGGCTACGGCACCCACCGGGAGCCGGAGAGGTGGGTGCCGGGCATCGCCGAACGGTTCGGCCTGGACGCGCTCACCGCCGTCCTGAAGGGCGCCCGGAGCCGGCCGTCGGACTGCGGGCACGTGGTCGTCCCGTACGCCGCCGAACCGGCCGCCGAGCTCGTCTCCGGCTGGCTGCTGCGCGGCGGCGCGGGCGGCCCGCACGCGGAGGCCTGGCTGCGCAGGCACGGTCCCCAAGCCGTGCGCCTGCTGCTGCCCGCCGCGTTCGGCAAGCCGGGCAAGCGCCGTGACGCGGCCGAGTACGCCCTTCACCTCCTCGCCCGCGAGCTGGGACGCGACCGCGTGGTCCGCATCGCGCGCGAGGTCCGGAGCGAGGCGGGCGACGCCCTGGCGGAGGTGCTGGACCGCGGCACCGACGACCTCGTCCCGCGGACGATCCCCCAGATCGGGCCGTTCGCCGACCCGGCCGTTCTGCCCCCGGTACGGCTGGCGGACGGCGGGCGCGCGCTCCCGGCCACCGCCGTCCGGCATCTGCTGACCATCCTGGCGATGTCTCCGCCGGACGCCCCCGACCCCGGCGTCGAGATCGTGCGGCGCGCGTGTGACGGCGAGTCGCTGGCCGCGTTCGTGTGGGCGCTCTTCGAGCGGTGGAGCCGGTTCGGCGAACGGTCCGAGGACGCGTGGGCGCTCACGGCGGTCGGGTGGTTCGGCGACGACGGCGCCGCGCGGCGCCTCGCCCCGGTCATCCGCGCCTGGCCGGGCGAGAACGGCCACCACAAGGCCGTCAAGGGCCTGGACGTGCTGGCGCTGATCGGCACCGAGACCTCGCTGATGCTGCTCGACGGCATCGCGCACAAGGCCCCCTTCAAAGCGATCAAGAAGCGGGCCGAGGAGAGGATTCAGGAGGTCGCCGCGCGGCTCGGGCTGACCGGAGAGCAGCTCGCCGACCGCCTCGTCCCCGGGATCGGCCTCGCACCGGACGGGAGCATGACCCTCGACTACGGGCCCCGGCGCTTCGTCGTCGGCTTCGACGAGCAGCTCAAGCCGTTCGTGACGGCCGAGGACGGCCGCCGCCGCGCCGCGCTGCCCAAGCCCGGCGCCAAGGACGACCCTGGCCTCGCGCCCGCCGCCCACGCCGCGTTCACGCAGTTCAAGAAGGACGTCCGGGCGACCATGCCGAACCAGGTCCGGCGGCTGGAACTGGCGATGGTGACCGGGCGCCGGTGGACGCCGCAGGAGTTCCGGTCGCTGCTGGTCGGCCATCCGCTGATGTGGCACATCGTGCGGCGCCTTGTCTGGCTCGCCGAGCCGGACGGCGACGCCACCGCGTTCCGGCTCGCGGAGGACCGCACGTTCGCCGATGCCGGCGACGACGAGCTGGTCACGCCGGACGGCACCCGGATCGGGGTGGCGCATCCCCTGTCGCTCGGCGACTCGCTCGGCACCTGGTCGGAGATCTTCGCCGACTACGAGATCACGCAGCCCTTCCCGCAGCTCGGCAGGGACGTCCACCGGCTCACCGAAGAGGAGCGGGAGGCCGTCCGGCTCGCGCGGTTGGAGGGCCTCACCGCCCCCTGGGGCAAGGTCGTCGGGCTGGAGCGGCGCGGATGGCGGCGCGGCACGCCGATGGACAACGGCACCGAACGCTGGATCTCGCGCCCCGTCCCCGGCGGGCTGCACGTCGTGGTCGAACTCGACCCGGGAATCCAGGTCGGCTGGGGCGACGCCAACGGCGACCAGGTCCTCCGCACGGTGTGGCTCGCCGACGAGCCGGGCGACCACCACCCCTGGAAGCCGGGCTCCGGGCACCGGTTCGCCGAGCTGGACGAGGTGACCGCCTCCGAGGTCCTGGCGGACCTGCGGTCGATCACCTGA
- a CDS encoding CU044_5270 family protein produces the protein MDEIDALRQMRTGLAVEEAPELLARRIDWRPGGAPSRPRRRLRIQLVSVAATAAVAAGTVAAVVSTGDGDPAGKPRVENTIPLNGNVLLVAAANAAKAPAGKYWHIKTVMGEIYAVGKSAEDHYKVDSRQAMEMWTDRTGLSRGTHFDLQGLPVTPQDKQKWQAAGSPSWVHAPNPEGGGGQVNLDMSPKTGRGAPWPPYVERFYGMTPGQIAALPTEPEALKKVLLGLKGHWHAVSTDGEKKEPIRALRGQERIRALSDVAGELLSTQPAPPKVRAAVFRMLSEMPGVKPEGRTTDPLGRVGTVVSLPLKTTTPLGLFTAPKQLGTYRRQFIVDPATGSLLAVRDLVAKPPRGSRELPPGDNGRPRALRARDMPDRFHKPGEVAAYRAFEIAEWTDAQPPR, from the coding sequence ATGGATGAAATCGACGCCCTGCGGCAGATGCGGACGGGGCTCGCCGTGGAGGAGGCCCCGGAGCTGCTCGCCCGGCGCATCGACTGGCGGCCCGGCGGAGCGCCTTCCCGTCCTCGGCGCCGTCTCCGGATCCAGCTGGTGAGCGTGGCGGCGACGGCCGCCGTGGCCGCCGGGACGGTCGCCGCCGTCGTCTCCACCGGGGACGGCGACCCGGCCGGCAAGCCCCGCGTGGAGAACACCATCCCCCTGAACGGGAACGTGCTCCTGGTGGCCGCGGCCAACGCCGCGAAGGCGCCGGCGGGGAAGTACTGGCACATCAAGACCGTCATGGGCGAGATCTACGCGGTCGGCAAGAGCGCCGAGGACCACTACAAGGTCGATTCGAGGCAGGCGATGGAGATGTGGACAGACCGGACCGGTCTGAGCCGCGGCACCCACTTCGACCTCCAGGGTCTCCCCGTCACCCCGCAGGACAAGCAGAAGTGGCAGGCGGCGGGGTCACCGTCCTGGGTCCACGCCCCGAATCCCGAAGGGGGAGGCGGACAGGTGAACCTGGACATGTCCCCGAAGACGGGCAGGGGAGCCCCGTGGCCGCCGTACGTCGAACGGTTCTACGGCATGACGCCGGGACAGATCGCCGCGCTGCCCACGGAACCGGAGGCGCTGAAGAAGGTCTTGCTGGGCCTCAAGGGGCACTGGCACGCGGTCTCAACGGACGGTGAGAAGAAGGAGCCGATCCGCGCCTTGCGGGGGCAGGAGCGTATACGGGCTCTCAGCGACGTCGCCGGGGAGCTGCTGTCCACCCAACCGGCGCCGCCCAAGGTGCGAGCGGCGGTCTTCCGGATGCTCTCCGAAATGCCTGGCGTCAAGCCCGAGGGCCGGACGACGGATCCGCTCGGCCGCGTCGGAACGGTGGTGTCGCTGCCGCTGAAGACCACCACGCCCCTCGGCCTGTTCACCGCCCCCAAGCAGCTCGGAACCTACCGGCGCCAGTTCATCGTCGACCCCGCCACCGGTTCCCTGCTGGCCGTCCGTGATCTGGTGGCGAAGCCGCCGCGCGGCAGCAGGGAGCTGCCCCCCGGTGACAACGGCCGGCCGCGCGCGTTGAGGGCGAGGGACATGCCCGACCGCTTCCACAAGCCCGGCGAGGTCGCCGCCTACCGGGCCTTCGAGATCGCCGAATGGACCGACGCGCAACCGCCGCGCTGA
- a CDS encoding RNA polymerase sigma factor, translating to MAMVSHARDELDDSRIVAASLEDPEAFGELFRRHSPRLHSYVRRRLGGSFADDVVAEAFATAFRRRDRYDGRAEFGAWLWGIASNLIAKHHRHETRMYRAFARTGADPAEDGVADRANERASAAACGPGLARALASLGAQDRNAVLLLAWGEMSYAEIAVTLGLPVGTVKAKIHRSRAKLRKALSEE from the coding sequence ATGGCCATGGTGAGCCATGCCAGGGACGAGCTGGACGATTCGCGGATCGTCGCCGCCTCCCTGGAGGACCCCGAAGCGTTCGGCGAGCTGTTCCGCCGCCACTCGCCGCGGCTTCACTCCTACGTCAGGCGGCGCCTCGGCGGGTCCTTCGCCGACGACGTGGTGGCGGAGGCCTTCGCGACCGCTTTCCGGCGGCGCGACAGGTACGACGGACGCGCGGAGTTCGGCGCCTGGCTGTGGGGCATCGCGAGCAACCTGATCGCCAAGCACCACCGCCACGAGACCCGCATGTACCGGGCGTTCGCCCGGACCGGCGCCGATCCCGCGGAGGACGGCGTCGCCGACAGGGCGAACGAGCGCGCCTCCGCGGCGGCGTGCGGCCCCGGCCTGGCGCGGGCGCTGGCGTCGCTGGGCGCGCAGGACCGCAACGCCGTGCTGCTGCTGGCGTGGGGCGAGATGTCCTACGCCGAGATCGCGGTGACGCTCGGCCTGCCGGTCGGCACCGTCAAGGCAAAGATCCACCGAAGCCGGGCCAAGCTGCGCAAGGCCCTCTCCGAGGAGTGA
- a CDS encoding NAD(P)H-binding protein yields the protein MPDSTRPAGPRPPSSVLVTGAAGNLGREVVDRLRAHGVRVRSLVRHQTPPRAGVESVVGDLTDPAAVREALVGIDAVFLIWPLLDSASAHAPVAELAAAAPRVVYLSTTAIDDGAARQSDPIAQVHMDVEVLLHEADLRPVVLRSDTLASNARGWASQLRMGDVVSGLDIARTAVVDERDVADAAVAVLLAHRPDQGVHVLTGPEVLSRAEQVAHLGSALRRRLRFQALPADLARSRMLADGRPEPLVEALIAASVRRPESNRVTDHIERLTGRPAGTFAQWAVDHAADFN from the coding sequence ATGCCTGACAGCACCCGGCCCGCGGGCCCCCGTCCCCCCTCATCGGTACTGGTCACCGGCGCGGCCGGCAACCTCGGCCGAGAGGTCGTCGACCGTCTCCGAGCACACGGCGTGCGCGTCCGAAGCCTCGTGCGCCATCAGACTCCTCCACGTGCGGGCGTCGAGTCGGTGGTCGGCGACCTCACAGATCCCGCTGCCGTCCGCGAGGCTCTCGTGGGAATCGACGCCGTCTTCCTCATCTGGCCGCTGCTTGACTCCGCCTCCGCCCACGCCCCGGTCGCGGAGCTCGCTGCGGCGGCACCACGTGTCGTCTACCTGTCCACGACCGCGATAGACGACGGGGCCGCTCGGCAGAGTGATCCCATCGCTCAGGTGCACATGGACGTGGAAGTTCTACTCCACGAAGCCGACCTGCGCCCAGTGGTACTGCGTAGCGACACGCTCGCCTCCAACGCTCGCGGCTGGGCATCACAGTTGCGGATGGGCGACGTGGTCTCAGGCCTGGACATCGCGCGCACAGCCGTCGTAGACGAGCGCGATGTCGCTGACGCGGCCGTGGCCGTCCTGCTCGCACACCGGCCGGACCAGGGGGTGCACGTGTTGACCGGACCCGAGGTCCTCAGCCGCGCCGAGCAGGTCGCTCACCTCGGTTCCGCCCTCCGGCGCCGGCTGCGTTTCCAGGCGCTCCCCGCCGATCTCGCGCGCTCACGGATGCTCGCGGACGGGCGTCCAGAACCCCTGGTGGAAGCGCTGATCGCCGCCTCGGTGCGGCGACCGGAATCGAACCGCGTCACCGATCACATTGAGCGCCTGACCGGCCGACCCGCCGGTACTTTCGCTCAGTGGGCCGTGGACCACGCGGCCGACTTCAACTGA